From Lujinxingia vulgaris, a single genomic window includes:
- a CDS encoding CPBP family intramembrane glutamic endopeptidase, with amino-acid sequence MGEERAAVSGEGGALRRYLVWTFIACWGWAGAFYLGGVEFGGAMGLLIALPYMLIPAIVAMVVDRRAGRRVRESLAIRLKINRWWLVGWGLPVVLAFAALFAALLIPGVGFDAGLGGMLETLGRVLPPDEVAKAEQALERFPPLLFLLIQLAQGLVAGATINAVFAFGEEAGWRGLMLRELAPMGFWKSALVIGAVWGVWHAPLILQGHNYPEHPVLGVGMMTLWCVLLSPLFSWVTVKAGSVLMAAVMHGTLNATFAFSFLYLDRTIPLVTGLNGLVGMGVLVVANVLLWRVERPELDVTMWSSGAGREGRRVE; translated from the coding sequence GTGGGAGAAGAGCGCGCTGCGGTTTCGGGTGAAGGGGGGGCGTTGAGGCGCTATCTGGTGTGGACCTTTATCGCTTGCTGGGGATGGGCCGGCGCGTTCTATCTGGGAGGGGTGGAGTTTGGCGGGGCGATGGGGCTTCTCATCGCCCTGCCTTATATGCTGATCCCGGCGATCGTGGCGATGGTGGTGGACCGCCGTGCGGGTCGGCGAGTACGGGAGAGTCTGGCGATTCGGCTCAAGATTAATCGGTGGTGGCTTGTGGGCTGGGGGTTGCCGGTGGTGCTGGCTTTTGCGGCGCTTTTTGCGGCGCTTTTGATCCCCGGGGTGGGGTTTGATGCGGGGCTGGGGGGCATGCTGGAGACGCTGGGGCGCGTGTTGCCGCCGGATGAGGTGGCGAAGGCCGAGCAGGCGCTGGAGCGTTTTCCGCCGCTGCTCTTTTTGCTGATTCAGCTGGCGCAGGGATTGGTGGCCGGGGCGACGATCAACGCGGTGTTTGCGTTTGGGGAGGAGGCGGGATGGCGCGGGTTGATGCTGCGGGAGCTGGCGCCGATGGGGTTCTGGAAGAGCGCGCTGGTGATCGGGGCGGTGTGGGGCGTGTGGCATGCGCCTTTGATTTTGCAGGGGCATAATTACCCGGAGCATCCGGTGCTCGGGGTGGGGATGATGACGCTGTGGTGCGTGCTGCTCTCTCCGCTCTTTAGCTGGGTGACGGTCAAGGCGGGGTCGGTGCTGATGGCGGCGGTGATGCACGGGACGCTGAATGCGACCTTTGCGTTTTCGTTTCTCTATCTCGATCGCACGATTCCGCTGGTGACGGGGCTCAACGGGCTTGTGGGGATGGGGGTGTTGGTGGTGGCCAACGTGCTCTTATGGCGAGTGGAGCGGCCGGAGCTCGATGTTACGATGTGGTCTTCGGGGGCGGGGCGTGAAGGTCGGCGCGTGGAGTAG
- a CDS encoding isopenicillin N synthase family dioxygenase, with translation MAKEQTIPVVDLRDYTHGDEAARQAFVKKIGDALKELGFVAVEGHGVDTDLLYENYDLFEQFFALEEDTKRRYESPETGRQRGYTSFGVEHAKNNEKADLKEFWHLGRDLPADHPMAERIQKNVWPEEVPKLREKAQELYQAMENSAETMLKAISIYLGQEESFLPNMIKDGNSIIRVIHYPVCDGFDEPGTMRAAEHEDINLITLLPEATQSGLELLERDGTWRPIHAIKGQMIVDSGDMLARITNNKLPSTTHRVVNPEGDATSRYSMPFFVHPHPDYVLEVLDTCLDEGEEPASEPITAEEFLFERLREIGLK, from the coding sequence ATGGCAAAGGAACAGACCATCCCCGTCGTCGACCTTCGCGATTACACCCACGGTGACGAAGCCGCCCGCCAGGCCTTCGTTAAAAAGATCGGTGACGCTCTCAAAGAGCTCGGATTCGTGGCTGTCGAAGGCCACGGCGTCGACACCGACCTCCTCTACGAAAATTACGACCTCTTCGAGCAGTTCTTCGCTCTTGAGGAAGACACCAAGCGCCGCTACGAGTCTCCCGAGACCGGCCGCCAGCGTGGCTACACCTCCTTTGGCGTCGAGCACGCCAAAAACAACGAGAAGGCCGACCTCAAAGAGTTCTGGCACCTGGGCCGCGACCTTCCCGCCGACCACCCCATGGCCGAGCGTATCCAGAAAAACGTCTGGCCCGAAGAGGTCCCCAAACTTCGCGAGAAGGCGCAGGAGCTCTACCAGGCCATGGAAAACTCCGCCGAGACGATGCTCAAGGCGATCTCCATCTACCTGGGTCAGGAAGAGAGCTTCCTCCCCAACATGATCAAGGATGGAAACTCCATCATCCGCGTCATTCACTACCCGGTCTGCGACGGTTTTGATGAGCCCGGCACCATGCGCGCCGCCGAGCACGAAGACATCAACCTGATTACGCTGCTTCCGGAAGCCACCCAGTCCGGCCTGGAGCTTCTGGAGCGCGACGGCACCTGGCGCCCCATCCACGCCATCAAAGGTCAGATGATCGTCGACTCCGGCGACATGCTCGCCCGCATCACCAACAACAAGCTCCCCTCGACCACCCACCGCGTGGTCAACCCCGAGGGTGACGCCACCAGCCGCTACTCCATGCCCTTCTTCGTGCACCCGCACCCCGACTACGTCCTGGAGGTGCTCGACACCTGCCTCGACGAGGGCGAAGAGCCGGCCAGCGAGCCCATCACCGCCGAAGAGTTCCTCTTTGAGCGCCTGCGTGAGATCGGCCTGAAGTAA
- the nirK gene encoding copper-containing nitrite reductase: protein MTTHIFQIPSPRRLAILATLLLTSIAFTGCILEDTERAHTPGSVLKQGATKQAPAEQVAFTLEAHITGYKGVGGAIDGQINPELKVKPGTEVTITLINKEAMAHDIGLESAGTKSDAVMKVDETTTFTFVATASDTYYCTIPGHRQAGMVGKLTVEGSAAAPEMVATANAPAMAHHGGGPAPGFGASLKPAKRVTIDEVGWDASDIPAPLNRTRPEKVEFVIETEEVIAEIEDGTTFELWTYNGKVPGPMLRVMEGDDVVIHLDNHETSLMPHSIDFHSATGPGGGAVYLQVPPGERRSLQFKALKAGIYVYHCATPHIPTHMARGMYGLILVEPPGGLPEVDHEYYVVQGEYYTNARPGTDGHMEEDGERLLDELPTYVLLNGRVGSITGDRAMKAEVGDTLRIFFGVGGPNLHSAFHVIGEIFDRVYPEGALLNEPLLNVQTTSVPPGGATMVEFEVDYPGSYLLVDHALSRLDKGAVGILEVSGEADDSIFKGLDGLPPAGH, encoded by the coding sequence ATGACCACGCATATTTTCCAGATTCCTTCGCCCCGGCGACTCGCCATACTGGCGACGCTGCTGCTGACCTCCATCGCCTTCACCGGCTGCATCCTCGAAGACACTGAGCGTGCGCACACCCCCGGCTCGGTGCTCAAGCAGGGGGCCACAAAGCAGGCCCCTGCCGAGCAGGTTGCGTTCACCCTGGAAGCCCACATCACCGGCTACAAAGGTGTCGGTGGCGCCATCGACGGCCAGATCAACCCGGAGCTTAAGGTCAAGCCGGGCACCGAGGTCACCATCACCCTCATCAACAAAGAGGCGATGGCCCATGACATCGGCCTGGAGAGCGCCGGCACCAAGAGCGACGCGGTGATGAAGGTCGATGAGACCACCACCTTCACCTTTGTGGCCACCGCCAGCGACACCTACTACTGCACCATCCCCGGCCACCGTCAGGCGGGCATGGTCGGCAAGCTCACGGTTGAAGGCTCGGCGGCGGCCCCCGAGATGGTGGCCACGGCCAACGCCCCCGCGATGGCGCATCACGGCGGCGGCCCGGCCCCGGGCTTTGGCGCCTCGCTCAAGCCCGCCAAACGGGTAACGATCGATGAGGTGGGCTGGGACGCCTCCGACATCCCCGCCCCTCTCAACCGCACTCGCCCCGAGAAAGTCGAGTTTGTGATTGAGACCGAAGAGGTCATCGCCGAGATCGAAGACGGCACCACCTTCGAGCTTTGGACCTACAACGGCAAAGTCCCCGGCCCGATGCTCCGCGTGATGGAAGGCGACGATGTGGTCATCCACCTCGATAACCACGAGACCAGCCTGATGCCGCACTCGATTGACTTCCACTCGGCCACCGGCCCTGGCGGCGGCGCCGTCTACCTGCAGGTTCCTCCCGGTGAGCGTCGCTCGCTGCAGTTCAAGGCGCTCAAAGCCGGCATCTACGTCTACCACTGCGCCACCCCGCACATCCCCACGCATATGGCGCGCGGCATGTACGGACTCATCCTGGTGGAACCCCCGGGAGGCCTGCCTGAAGTCGACCACGAGTACTACGTCGTCCAGGGCGAATACTACACCAACGCCCGCCCCGGCACCGACGGACACATGGAGGAAGATGGCGAGCGCCTGCTCGATGAGCTCCCCACCTACGTGCTGCTCAACGGTCGGGTGGGCTCCATCACCGGCGACCGCGCCATGAAGGCCGAAGTCGGCGACACCCTGCGCATCTTCTTCGGGGTGGGTGGCCCCAACCTGCACAGCGCCTTCCACGTCATCGGTGAGATCTTCGACCGGGTCTACCCCGAGGGCGCCCTGCTCAACGAGCCGCTGCTCAACGTGCAGACCACCTCGGTGCCCCCGGGCGGCGCGACGATGGTGGAGTTTGAGGTCGATTACCCGGGCAGCTACCTGCTCGTCGACCACGCCCTGAGCCGCCTCGATAAGGGTGCCGTCGGCATCCTGGAGGTCAGCGGCGAAGCCGACGACAGCATCTTCAAGGGTCTCGACGGCCTGCCTCCCGCCGGTCACTGA
- a CDS encoding SCO family protein translates to MTAELLPDPIAPTHDPARPASPTFLTRRNLLITAALLVFGGLSAIIFNSALVADDTDEPAATAEAPHELRGIHYNPPRLAPALHGVDHNAKAFSLKRQPHPLAMVFFGYVSCLDVCPTNLKKFEKIEENLGEDADQVQFLFVTIDPEKETPEELRAYLGHYKGEIVGLTAREGQDLQPTYDAWGVVRRRVELEKPIAGRDYKWDHSGQIYLVMDGQRIAVSYPYGTSVEAMTEDVRALLKDPSLGERMPEVGEVRDVSIEAGSYTRAAQQNPTLPSYLRVNVGDAIRWKNDDYMYHFVGDISLAPGQSALQKFDEPGDFYFGCTAVPQEVIRIRVFE, encoded by the coding sequence ATGACCGCCGAACTTCTCCCCGACCCCATCGCCCCGACACATGATCCGGCGCGCCCCGCTTCCCCCACCTTCCTGACGCGTCGCAACCTCCTGATCACCGCCGCGTTGCTCGTCTTCGGTGGCCTGAGCGCCATCATCTTCAACAGCGCGCTGGTGGCCGACGACACCGACGAGCCGGCCGCCACCGCCGAGGCCCCCCACGAGCTGCGCGGCATCCACTACAACCCGCCCCGGCTCGCACCGGCGCTGCACGGCGTCGACCACAACGCCAAAGCCTTCTCGCTCAAGCGCCAGCCCCACCCCCTGGCCATGGTCTTCTTTGGTTACGTCAGCTGCCTGGACGTCTGCCCCACCAACCTCAAAAAATTTGAGAAGATCGAAGAGAACCTGGGCGAAGACGCCGACCAGGTGCAGTTTCTCTTCGTGACCATTGACCCCGAGAAAGAAACGCCCGAGGAGCTCCGCGCCTACCTGGGCCACTACAAAGGGGAGATCGTCGGCCTGACCGCCCGCGAGGGGCAGGATCTTCAGCCCACCTACGACGCCTGGGGCGTGGTCCGCCGCCGCGTCGAGCTTGAAAAACCCATCGCCGGCCGCGACTACAAATGGGACCACAGCGGTCAGATCTACCTGGTGATGGACGGCCAGCGCATCGCGGTGAGCTACCCCTACGGCACCTCGGTCGAAGCCATGACCGAAGATGTGCGCGCGCTGCTCAAAGATCCCTCCCTCGGTGAGCGGATGCCGGAGGTCGGCGAGGTCCGCGACGTCTCGATTGAGGCCGGCTCGTATACCCGTGCGGCTCAGCAGAACCCCACCCTGCCCTCCTATCTGCGCGTGAACGTGGGCGACGCCATCCGCTGGAAGAACGATGACTACATGTACCACTTCGTCGGCGACATCTCCCTGGCCCCGGGCCAGTCGGCGTTGCAGAAGTTCGATGAGCCCGGCGATTTCTACTTCGGCTGCACGGCGGTGCCGCAGGAGGTGATCCGAATCCGGGTCTTCGAGTAA
- a CDS encoding ABC transporter ATP-binding protein → MNLVVHNLTRRFHAGEREVTALDGIELTIEGGEFVAIVGRSGSGKTTLLNAIGGLDTDYQGSVTLGGPDAPALHTLSERELAATRQRHLGYVFQQFNLLNHLSAAENVALPSFFGGGLSAADAHQRALDLLEGVGLKHLSDARPPQLSGGQKQRVAIARALFAKPDILLCDEPTGSLDRDTGLQILEIFERLNGEQGITVILVTHEHHVAARAHRRVVLDQGRIVEDVAQTPLSPEVA, encoded by the coding sequence ATGAACCTCGTCGTACACAACCTCACTCGCCGGTTTCACGCCGGCGAGCGTGAGGTCACCGCCCTTGATGGCATTGAGTTGACGATCGAGGGCGGTGAGTTTGTAGCCATCGTCGGACGCTCCGGCAGCGGCAAGACCACCCTGCTCAACGCCATCGGCGGGCTGGACACCGACTACCAGGGCAGCGTCACCCTGGGCGGCCCCGACGCCCCCGCCCTGCACACCCTCTCGGAGCGCGAGCTCGCTGCGACCCGCCAGCGCCACCTGGGTTACGTCTTCCAGCAGTTCAACCTGCTCAACCACCTCAGCGCGGCCGAAAACGTCGCGCTTCCCTCCTTCTTCGGCGGCGGCCTCTCGGCCGCCGACGCCCACCAACGCGCCCTCGACCTTCTGGAGGGCGTCGGCCTCAAACACCTCTCCGACGCTCGCCCCCCTCAGCTCTCCGGCGGCCAGAAGCAGCGCGTGGCCATCGCCCGCGCCCTCTTCGCCAAGCCCGACATCCTGCTCTGCGACGAGCCCACCGGCAGCCTCGACCGCGACACCGGCCTGCAGATCCTCGAGATCTTCGAGCGCCTCAACGGCGAGCAGGGCATCACCGTAATTCTTGTGACCCACGAACATCATGTGGCCGCCCGGGCCCACCGCCGCGTGGTGCTCGATCAGGGCCGCATCGTCGAAGACGTCGCCCAGACCCCGCTCTCCCCCGAGGTCGCGTGA
- a CDS encoding FG-GAP repeat domain-containing protein encodes MRTLSLPLKVAFLALALSGCGDCADTGGLTGPGDDRDVFEGDTSLDATLPDTDPSSDGGTDADTPDAAPQCPALQICNEDCCAPDQLCLAGGCVTPGDACENTLDCPEGNFCEPTLERCLPDLGDACIYQPEGDVFDPVVDVAWQADENTPVPTHKQIMMTPAVVDITGDNIPEIIFSTFAGSQYTSDGILRAVNGRTYEPVFDLTDPSVRVSGAASVAVGDIDRDGRNEMVAVLSGGSGLIAFDDHTTGFTEMWRTGSFSMSWDSAYLVDLDHDGRIEVVGANRVFDGITGAQLCVNTEVGGAPKNTLVADLDGTGNLEVVAAGGAFSFNRTSDTTAECPTFWTYDDGVGGFPAVADFGQMVGGTFDYGNFDGLPEVAVVTGNVGDSVKLHDGLTGQRIWLAPMPTEGHPHYSTAECTTSGSGPPTIADFNGDGLPNISTAGPCFYVVFNERGELMWKLPSQDFSSKVTGSSVFDFQGDGKAEVVYGDECFLRVYDGEGNPDGSTDIFFQIANTSGTTRELPVIVDVDADYHAEIVVISNDYSGVGTRCAQYWPRFEELGGASNGVRVIRDIENRWVATRPVWNQHAYSVTNVCDGIDDALCPGTVNRPGAIPSGRIDNWRRDYLNNYRQNVQGEGLFNAPDLVVSQGGGVCKEDHVTLTFIASNQGSRGVIEGLPVALYLVEGDQETLIDVVLSDDLMAPGSRLEFTYDWYDAPISAGDGQHMEVIARINDDGTGQRSFRECNEENNELRATVGCKCTSSDQCPENYYCLNNGVCAPVPG; translated from the coding sequence ATGCGCACGCTCTCACTCCCTTTGAAAGTGGCCTTTCTGGCTCTGGCCCTCTCCGGCTGCGGCGACTGCGCAGACACCGGCGGCCTGACCGGCCCCGGCGACGATCGCGATGTCTTTGAGGGCGACACCTCACTCGACGCGACCCTCCCCGACACCGATCCCTCCTCCGACGGTGGCACCGACGCCGACACCCCCGACGCCGCGCCCCAATGCCCCGCCCTCCAGATCTGCAACGAGGACTGCTGCGCCCCCGATCAGCTCTGCCTGGCCGGCGGCTGCGTCACCCCGGGCGACGCCTGCGAAAACACCCTGGACTGCCCCGAGGGCAACTTCTGCGAGCCCACCCTGGAGCGCTGCCTCCCCGACCTGGGCGACGCCTGCATCTACCAGCCCGAAGGCGACGTCTTTGACCCGGTGGTCGACGTGGCCTGGCAGGCCGACGAAAACACCCCGGTCCCCACGCACAAACAGATCATGATGACCCCGGCTGTCGTCGACATCACCGGCGACAACATCCCCGAGATCATCTTCTCCACCTTCGCCGGCAGCCAGTACACCTCCGACGGCATCCTGCGCGCGGTCAACGGGCGCACCTACGAGCCCGTCTTCGATCTCACCGACCCTTCGGTGCGCGTCTCCGGCGCCGCCTCGGTCGCCGTCGGTGATATCGATCGCGACGGTCGCAACGAGATGGTCGCCGTCCTCAGCGGCGGCAGCGGGCTGATTGCCTTCGACGACCACACCACAGGGTTTACCGAGATGTGGCGCACCGGAAGCTTCTCCATGAGCTGGGACAGCGCTTACCTCGTCGACCTCGACCACGACGGCCGCATTGAGGTCGTCGGCGCCAACCGCGTCTTCGACGGCATCACCGGCGCGCAGCTCTGCGTCAACACCGAGGTTGGCGGCGCGCCCAAAAACACCCTGGTCGCAGACCTCGACGGCACCGGCAACCTGGAGGTCGTCGCCGCCGGCGGCGCCTTCAGCTTCAACCGCACCTCCGATACCACCGCCGAATGCCCTACCTTCTGGACCTACGACGACGGCGTCGGCGGCTTCCCCGCGGTGGCTGACTTCGGCCAGATGGTCGGCGGCACCTTCGACTACGGCAACTTCGACGGCCTCCCCGAGGTCGCCGTCGTCACCGGAAACGTCGGCGACTCCGTCAAACTCCACGACGGCCTCACCGGCCAGCGCATCTGGCTTGCTCCCATGCCCACCGAAGGCCACCCCCATTACTCCACCGCAGAATGCACCACCAGCGGCTCCGGCCCCCCCACCATCGCCGACTTTAACGGCGATGGCCTACCCAACATCTCCACCGCCGGCCCGTGCTTCTATGTCGTCTTCAACGAGCGCGGGGAGCTGATGTGGAAGCTCCCCTCCCAGGACTTCTCCAGCAAAGTGACCGGCTCCTCGGTCTTCGACTTCCAGGGCGACGGCAAAGCCGAGGTGGTCTACGGCGACGAATGCTTCCTTCGCGTCTACGACGGCGAAGGCAACCCCGACGGCTCCACCGACATCTTCTTCCAGATCGCCAACACCAGCGGCACCACCCGCGAGCTCCCGGTCATCGTCGACGTCGACGCCGACTACCACGCCGAGATCGTCGTCATCTCCAACGACTACTCCGGCGTCGGCACCCGCTGCGCACAGTACTGGCCGCGTTTTGAAGAGCTCGGCGGCGCCTCCAACGGCGTCCGCGTCATCCGCGACATTGAGAACCGCTGGGTCGCCACTCGCCCCGTCTGGAACCAGCACGCCTACAGCGTCACCAACGTCTGCGACGGCATCGACGACGCGCTCTGCCCGGGCACCGTCAACCGCCCCGGCGCCATTCCCTCCGGCCGCATCGACAACTGGCGCCGTGACTACCTCAACAACTACCGCCAGAACGTCCAGGGCGAAGGCCTCTTCAACGCCCCCGACCTGGTCGTCAGCCAGGGCGGCGGCGTCTGCAAAGAAGACCACGTCACCCTGACCTTCATCGCCTCCAACCAGGGAAGCCGCGGTGTCATCGAAGGCCTCCCCGTCGCCCTCTACCTGGTCGAAGGCGACCAGGAGACGCTCATCGACGTCGTCCTCTCCGACGACCTGATGGCCCCGGGCTCCCGCCTTGAGTTCACCTACGACTGGTACGACGCCCCCATCTCCGCCGGCGACGGCCAGCACATGGAGGTCATCGCCCGCATCAACGATGACGGCACCGGCCAGCGCAGCTTCCGCGAGTGCAACGAAGAGAACAACGAGCTGCGCGCGACCGTCGGCTGCAAATGCACCTCCAGCGACCAATGCCCTGAGAACTACTACTGCCTCAACAACGGCGTATGCGCGCCCGTCCCGGGCTGA
- a CDS encoding class I SAM-dependent methyltransferase, which translates to MTSHLLRLCPGALTLLLAGALACSGPSTMEKAEASVVDDSARAVVADDDEPAVEDGATEEPAVTEHHDSHDHAHDSHGHHDHAFKNPEDYVDRWNSPERDLWQRPAAVVEAMEIEPGMSAADIGAGTGYFIPHLVGQVGPEGLVYAVDMEDAMLRYIDEEAEARGWVNVETVQARADASGLEPESVDRILSVNTWHHIPDREAYAEHLTTRLRPGGSVWIVDYTKDSPQGPPAQHRMTPEQIIAELEAGGFEAELHEIKLDRQFMVVGRLPE; encoded by the coding sequence ATGACATCGCACCTTTTGCGCCTCTGCCCCGGCGCGCTGACCTTATTGCTGGCCGGCGCGCTTGCCTGCTCTGGCCCCTCGACGATGGAGAAGGCCGAGGCCTCGGTCGTTGACGACTCCGCCCGGGCCGTTGTGGCCGACGATGATGAACCCGCCGTCGAAGACGGCGCCACCGAAGAGCCCGCTGTGACTGAGCACCACGACTCCCACGACCACGCCCACGACTCCCACGGGCATCACGACCACGCCTTTAAAAACCCCGAAGATTACGTCGATCGCTGGAACAGCCCCGAGCGCGACCTCTGGCAACGTCCCGCCGCTGTGGTCGAAGCCATGGAGATTGAGCCGGGCATGAGCGCGGCCGACATCGGCGCGGGCACCGGCTATTTCATCCCCCACCTGGTCGGCCAGGTCGGCCCCGAAGGGCTTGTCTACGCCGTCGATATGGAAGACGCGATGCTGCGCTACATCGACGAGGAGGCCGAAGCCCGCGGCTGGGTCAACGTCGAGACCGTCCAGGCCCGCGCGGATGCCTCCGGGCTTGAGCCCGAGTCGGTCGACCGCATCTTAAGCGTCAACACCTGGCACCACATCCCCGATCGCGAGGCCTACGCCGAGCACCTCACCACTCGCCTCCGCCCGGGCGGCTCGGTGTGGATCGTCGACTACACAAAAGACTCCCCCCAGGGCCCGCCCGCCCAACACCGCATGACCCCCGAGCAGATCATCGCCGAGCTTGAGGCCGGCGGCTTTGAAGCCGAGCTCCACGAGATCAAACTCGATCGGCAGTTTATGGTGGTGGGACGACTTCCCGAATAA
- a CDS encoding ABC transporter permease, whose product MSSSAPTSSRSRLVALVTQSLRRNRAHFALSGLGVAVGIATLFFFTALGEGVRTQILERVFVIGQLEVVDPAADGPSLGGLFGSGGGLDDGLVRRVAELEEVEAVFPKQKLTFPASARGGGSLLGRDLTIEFIADGIPQDLVDDPITDPLGFVDHANPASCSANAPCPTGFQCAGDVCEPAACTPGDNVSETCGAQAYCHAQRRTCAWPIPVIAHPNLIELFNGSLRTALKGSQGIGGQLPRLTEEMLVGLEFDLVLGQSFLGRNERAARQTERARLVAFSERAMPMGATLPLSVVQRLNRRYSGDESADTYHSLLVEARSNDQVAPLTRRLTEELGLQLSARHQQAERIGLLISLITLLFNLIALIILGISALNITHTFSMMVLERRAEIGLMRALGATRRTIHLLVLGEATVVALLAALGGLALGWLAAMGLDLAFGSLVGDFPFKPDSLFSWQPWMAALGLATALLFCWLGALLPARRAGAISPAAALTAR is encoded by the coding sequence GTGAGCTCCTCTGCCCCCACCTCCTCCCGAAGTCGTCTGGTGGCCCTGGTCACCCAGAGCCTGCGCCGCAACCGCGCCCACTTCGCCCTCTCCGGGCTCGGTGTGGCCGTGGGCATCGCCACCCTCTTCTTCTTCACCGCCCTGGGCGAAGGGGTGCGCACCCAGATTTTGGAGCGCGTCTTCGTCATCGGCCAGCTCGAGGTCGTCGACCCGGCCGCCGATGGCCCCTCGCTCGGCGGCCTCTTCGGCTCCGGCGGCGGCCTCGACGACGGGCTTGTGCGCCGCGTCGCCGAGCTCGAAGAAGTCGAGGCCGTCTTCCCCAAACAAAAACTCACCTTCCCGGCCAGCGCCCGCGGTGGGGGCTCCCTGCTCGGTCGCGATCTCACCATCGAGTTTATCGCCGACGGCATCCCTCAAGACCTCGTCGACGATCCCATCACCGATCCCCTGGGCTTTGTCGACCACGCCAACCCGGCCTCCTGCAGCGCAAACGCTCCCTGCCCCACGGGGTTCCAATGCGCCGGCGACGTCTGTGAGCCTGCCGCCTGCACCCCCGGCGACAACGTAAGCGAAACCTGCGGGGCGCAGGCCTACTGCCACGCCCAACGACGCACCTGCGCCTGGCCCATCCCCGTCATCGCCCACCCCAACCTCATTGAGCTCTTCAACGGAAGTCTGCGCACCGCACTCAAAGGCAGCCAGGGCATCGGCGGCCAGCTCCCGCGCCTCACCGAAGAGATGCTGGTGGGCCTGGAATTTGACCTCGTCCTCGGCCAGAGCTTTCTCGGTCGCAACGAGCGCGCCGCTCGCCAGACCGAACGTGCGCGCCTTGTCGCCTTCTCCGAGCGCGCCATGCCCATGGGCGCGACCCTGCCCTTAAGCGTGGTGCAACGCCTCAACCGCCGCTACTCCGGCGACGAGAGCGCCGACACCTACCACTCCCTCCTCGTCGAGGCCCGCTCCAACGACCAGGTCGCCCCCCTCACTCGCCGACTCACCGAGGAGCTCGGCCTGCAACTCTCCGCACGTCATCAACAGGCCGAACGCATCGGCCTGCTCATCTCGCTGATCACGCTGCTCTTCAACCTCATCGCACTCATCATCCTGGGCATCTCCGCGCTCAACATCACCCACACCTTCTCGATGATGGTGCTGGAGCGCCGCGCCGAGATTGGCCTTATGCGGGCGCTGGGCGCCACGCGCCGGACCATCCACCTGCTCGTACTCGGGGAGGCCACCGTCGTGGCACTCCTCGCTGCGCTCGGAGGCCTGGCCCTGGGCTGGCTCGCGGCGATGGGCCTCGACCTTGCGTTTGGCTCGCTGGTAGGCGACTTTCCTTTTAAGCCAGACTCCCTCTTCAGCTGGCAGCCCTGGATGGCTGCCCTGGGCCTGGCCACCGCATTGCTCTTCTGCTGGCTTGGCGCACTTCTCCCGGCGCGCCGCGCCGGAGCCATCTCTCCGGCAGCCGCCCTTACCGCTCGCTGA
- a CDS encoding GNAT family N-acetyltransferase, which translates to MTSTPSLRPLHPSDAPELDRLQRLAYGDGLQEPTAALLSKITLAPEFCFGAPADAPGRLAAYLLAHPWPSQESPGLARVLTALPERADALHLHDVAVDPAHSGRGIASALISALVDAAIAHGFDLITLVAVQDAAPFWEKQGFCPIRPAVGYDEGALFMERRVGKGAVS; encoded by the coding sequence ATGACATCGACACCTTCCCTTCGCCCTCTCCACCCGAGCGATGCCCCGGAGCTCGACCGCCTCCAACGCCTGGCCTACGGCGACGGACTCCAGGAACCCACCGCCGCGCTGCTCTCAAAGATTACGCTGGCCCCGGAGTTCTGTTTCGGCGCCCCGGCCGACGCCCCCGGTCGCCTCGCGGCCTACCTGCTGGCGCACCCCTGGCCCTCACAAGAGAGCCCCGGTCTCGCTCGCGTTCTCACCGCGCTGCCGGAGCGCGCCGACGCCCTTCACCTGCACGACGTGGCGGTAGACCCCGCCCACAGTGGCCGTGGCATCGCCTCCGCGCTTATCAGCGCGCTGGTAGACGCGGCCATCGCCCATGGCTTTGACCTTATCACCTTGGTCGCCGTGCAAGACGCCGCGCCCTTCTGGGAAAAACAGGGGTTCTGCCCGATCCGCCCCGCGGTAGGCTACGATGAGGGAGCCCTCTTCATGGAGCGCCGCGTAGGAAAGGGTGCGGTGAGCTGA